Proteins from one Chaetodon auriga isolate fChaAug3 chromosome 19, fChaAug3.hap1, whole genome shotgun sequence genomic window:
- the txnl1 gene encoding thioredoxin-like protein 1, with protein MVGVKVIGSDPDFQPELAAAGSRLAVVKFTMAGCQPCVRITPAFNMLSNKYPHVVFLEVDVHVCQATAAANNISATPTFLFFRNRVRVDQYQGADAAGLEEKIKQHTENDPGNSEDSDIPKGYMDLMPFVNKAGCECLNESDDCGFDNCLIKDSSYLESDCDEQLLITIAFNQPVKLFSMKLQSSDFAQAPKVVKVFINLPQSMGFDDAERSEATQTLDLAEEDYKDDGLIPLRYVKFQNVQSVTLFVKSNQGDEETTKINYLTFIGTPVQATNMNDFKRVVGKKGESH; from the exons ATGGTCGGTGTTAAAGTGATCGGGAGCGACCCGGACTTTCAGCCGGAGCTAGCGGCCGCCGGCTCCAGGCTCGCCGTGGTAAAGTTCACAATGGCTGG GTGTCAGCCCTGTGTCAGAATAACTCCAGCTTTCAACATGTTGAGTAACAAATACCCACACGTCGTCTTCCTTGAAGTAGATGTTCATGTCTGTCAG gccacagcagcagccaacaaCATCTCAGCCACACCAACCTTCTTGTTCTTCAGGAACCGGGTTCGGGTGGATCAGTATCAGGGGGCAGACGCTGCAGGTCTGGAGGAGAAgatcaaacagcacacagagaaCGACCCGGGGAACAGTGAGGACTCCGACATTCCAAAGGGATAC aTGGACCTCATGCCATTTGTCAACAAAGCCGGCTGCGAGTGCCTCAATGAGAGCGACGACTGTGGCTTCGATAACTGCTTAATCAAAGACTCCTCCTACCTGGAGTCTGACTGTGACGAACAG TTGCTGATAACTATCGCCTTCAACCAGCCTGTGAAGCTCTTCTCTATGAAGCTACAGTCCTCAGACTTTG CCCAAGCCCCTAAGGTGGTGAAGGTGTTCATCAATCTCCCCCAGTCGATGGGTTTCGACGATGCCGAGCGGAGTGAAGCCACTCAGACTCTGGATTTGGCTGAGGAAGACTATAAAGATGATGGTTTGATTCCTCTGCGCTACGTCAAGTTTCAGAACGTACAGAGTGTTACG TTGTTTGTCAAGTCAAACCaaggagatgaggagacaaCAAAAATCAACTACCTGACATTCATAGGCACTCCAGTACAGGCGACCAACATGAACGACTTCAAAAGA GTTGtgggaaagaaaggagagagtcACTGA